The DNA window GCATTTTGCACGGCATTTTTGTCGGGCTTGAGGGGGATTGTGATCGGTTCACCTGTTTCAAAATCATTGAGAGTAATTTCTGTCATCCCCACTTTCCACTCGTGGAGAAAGGACATCATCAAGTCGCCGTATTGCCGGAAGGTTTCTGCGCCTTGGGATTGCTCTAGTCGTTCTGAAAATGTTTTTGCTTTTTGGCGTAATTTCTTGAGAATTGTATTTAGTTTTTGCTGGAGCTGATGGCGTAGTTGTTGGAATTGCTGCTCATTGAGGCGATCGCCGTAATATTTGCTCACCAAACCCTGTAAATTATCAGTTCTTTTCCCTGCCAAATTTTGCCAATGAATCACGCTATAACCATCGGCCAACTTGATTGGGGAGAAATCTTCTTGATTGAGACTATGCAGCCAGTTTTGCCACTGGGTGAATAAAGCTTGCCATTGCTCTGGAGTGACCTCATGGGCATTTTGGGAAGATGCTAAATCCGCTGCCCCAATCATATTTTCGAGGAGTAATGGACTGACACCACGGTAGTTAGAAAGTAATTGTTTTTTTAAGGTTTTTGGTAATAAAGCAACTCGCTCTTGCCAACGCTCAAAAGTTTCATCAAGGCTGGGAGCAGTTTTCGTTAGGGCAGGGGGAACTTGGTAGGGTTGCCCCGTTTCGACGGGACGAATAGTGGAGCGATCGCTAGTAATTTGTTGGGCAGTGGTAATAATTTTGTGATCAGCATCGGTGAGGATCACATTGCTATGTTTCCCCATAATTTCGACGTAGAGATGAAACTTTGCCGGATCACCGGGACGTGTACCAAACTGCAAATCCACAACCCGTTCCCAAGGCTGAATGAATTCCATGGCGACCAATGCTGAACCCTTAATTAGATGGCGTAACTGCTCACTAAAGGTAAAGGTATCGGGATCTCGCGGCGGACGATCGCCCATGTGTAGTCGTGCCGCTTGGGGATGCCAAGAAACCCACAGCCAATCTCGCTTTTGCAGAGTGCGTAGAGCCAAACAAATCGTTTGTTTGTCGTATTGATAAACCTGCTCCAATTTTGCCGGAACCCAATCCCGCCGAAGTTCCGCCACCAACGCCACTAACGTTGTGTAGTCCACCGCTTGTATTTTCATCTTCTACCTCCACGCACAGACTTAGATCATGAACGAAAAGGCGATCGCCTGCCAAGTGTTATGCAGGATCAGACGGCGATAAAGCCTCTAAATAAGACCGAATATACTTTTGCCCACGCTGAATAAAAAACTCAGAAAACATTTCGCCGTAATCCTTTTCCACTAGAGCCATTGCCGCTTCTAGCCGCTGCCGGCCACACATTATGAATTGCGCTGCCGAATTAGCGTGAAATTCCCGCACTGCCGTTTCAGAATTATTTTTAAATCCATCTAAATACAAACCCCGCACCCGTTGCACGTAATCTTTTTCTTCAGGGGCAAACTCCACCTTACCGATGCTGGGAAATTCCAACTCAACTCGCTTCATAAAGCCCATTACCAAATTCATGCAGACTCTGGTTTGCTCCACGGATAATGCCTGTTCCGCGCCGCGCCGAAACGCCCACTGGGTAATGCCATTAGTCACTTCTAATGCCCGTAGCTTGGCAATTTTGTCTAAACTTGACTCCGGCAACTGGGATAGCGTTGCCATGCATTCTTGGATGAGCTGCTGAAAACTTTCAAAGTCTGTCTCAAAAAACGCTTCTAGTTCTGGCACTGCCGCCAGCTTTTGCCAATCGACTTCACGCTCTATATTCATCTCAAATTCTCCCAGCTACCACTCGTCACGACGGCGACGTTTTGGTGTTGTCCATTCTAATTCTGAAAGCTCTGGGTTCTCTTCAAACTCAATTTGCCACATATCTTTGAAAGGATTTACAACTTTAAGCAGTGCTTCACCGACAAAATCTTTAACAAACTCATCTTTTTTGCTGAGTTGAAATTGCTCTTGCACCACCTCAGTAATGCCGCCATCGCCCCAATCTTGGTCGTTACTAAAATATTCGATAAAACTTTTTCCGGCAATGCGCGTCAAATAAGCCGCCGTCACTCCTTGAATAGCTTTGCCCACCACAAAAGTTGCGACGTTCGTTTGTAAAACCCGCGCCAACATTTCCACTGCGCCTTTGACAACGCCTAAACTGACGAGAGTTTTGCCGAGGGATACCGCCAACTCTTTGCCGCGATCGCCGTCAATTTCGCAGCCATAGACCCGCCCAATTTCCATCACCATCTGGGCATTTACCGCCGCCGTCGCCAGCATATCCACCACAGGCAAAGGCGTGACCGCAATCACTCCCGCTCCAATCCACTGATACCGTTCAATAACTTGCTCTGCTTGTTTTTTGCGTTGATGGTCAATGATGCGGCGAGTTTCTTCGGTGAGGCGTTTCGATTGCAACAGTAGATTGTCCGCCAGTAAATTATCCCCTTCCGCCCGCAGCACCGTCGCCAAGCGTTCCATCAGCGGCACAACTTCTGGTTCCGGTTCATAAAGTTCGCCATTTTCTAGCTCAAAGGGTTGAGGGTTGGCACAGACGGGAATTACGTCAGCCTCAGCGATCAAATGATGCACTTTACTTTTGAGGCGATCGCCAATAATTTCTTGATCTTCTTCCGTATAAAGATCAACCTTATTAAACACGAGGAGCGATCGTTTCCCCAATTCCGCCAACTCACACAGCGGTTCAAACTCCGATTGCCGGAGATCATTATCCACCACAAATAACAGTAAATCCGCCGTCGTCGCCAAATCCCGCGCCAGCTCATCCCGCTGCACACCCGCCTCACCCATCTCCAAAATACCGGGCGTATCCGTAATCACAATGTCGCGCTTTAATCCCTTGAGCTTTAAACGAAACTGTTTTCCCAACTTCGTTGTACCCATCGTTGCCTCCACATTGCCGACAATCTCGCCGATCATGGCATTCACCAAAGAAGTCTTCCCCGCCGAACCTGTCCCAAACACTGCGACTTGTAATTCGTTCCGCTCAAAACTGGCTTGAATTTCCTGCGATCGCCCCAACAGCACTTTGCGAGCCACTTCGTCCTGAATTTGCGAAACCTGCTGCTGCACCACCTGAAGATTCGCTGCCGCGACCTCAGTTTTTTCAGTAGGAAGTTGGGGGATATCCGGAGTCGAGACCGACCGACGCACTCTTTTCTTGCGCGATTTATTTAGACCAAAAAGATTGAAATAGCGAACAAATGTCCATAAAATCAGCCCGATTAAGCCAATCAATAACAAAATCAGGATATTTGCCAGAAACGGCGCAGTAAACGAAACCTGAAGATAAAGACGATACAGCGAATTGATCAACCACAAAATTAGCCCCAGCACCACACTGAGACCAATAAAAAATAGCGTTAACCGAATCGGATTCATCAACCGCCGACAGACACAAACATTAAACGATTATCATAGCCTGTCCTTTTGCCGCTGCTGAGAGTCAAACTTCATCGGGGTCTAACCCTAGGGACCGCATTTTTTCTTGCAACTTAGCTAGTTTTGTTTCAGCATCTTGCCGTCGCTGCTGTTCTGCCTGCAAATTATTTTCGGCATTTTTACGTTGCTGATCCATTTCTTGGAAAGAAACAAATGGTTTTCCATCCGGTCGAAAAATACTCAGTGTTTCTTCTGCGAGCGTAAAAGTAATGCCGAGACGAGG is part of the [Limnothrix rosea] IAM M-220 genome and encodes:
- a CDS encoding NFACT family protein; amino-acid sequence: MQAVDYTTLVALVAELRRDWVPAKLEQVYQYDKQTICLALRTLQKRDWLWVSWHPQAARLHMGDRPPRDPDTFTFSEQLRHLIKGSALVAMEFIQPWERVVDLQFGTRPGDPAKFHLYVEIMGKHSNVILTDADHKIITTAQQITSDRSTIRPVETGQPYQVPPALTKTAPSLDETFERWQERVALLPKTLKKQLLSNYRGVSPLLLENMIGAADLASSQNAHEVTPEQWQALFTQWQNWLHSLNQEDFSPIKLADGYSVIHWQNLAGKRTDNLQGLVSKYYGDRLNEQQFQQLRHQLQQKLNTILKKLRQKAKTFSERLEQSQGAETFRQYGDLMMSFLHEWKVGMTEITLNDFETGEPITIPLKPDKNAVQNAQAFYKQHQKLKRANQIVQPLLDEVNTEIHYLEQIESSLEQLTTYQNANDLEALQEIKEELIQEKYLASDRSNASKKDISKPHIYPTPSGGELWIGRNNQQNDNLTFRVANDYDIWFHSQEIPGSHVLLRLEPGETPDEKELQLAADFAAYYSRASQSDQVPIIYTKPKNVYKPKGAKPGMCIYKRETILWGKPERAKQAIASQSQALD
- a CDS encoding YcjF family protein, yielding MNPIRLTLFFIGLSVVLGLILWLINSLYRLYLQVSFTAPFLANILILLLIGLIGLILWTFVRYFNLFGLNKSRKKRVRRSVSTPDIPQLPTEKTEVAAANLQVVQQQVSQIQDEVARKVLLGRSQEIQASFERNELQVAVFGTGSAGKTSLVNAMIGEIVGNVEATMGTTKLGKQFRLKLKGLKRDIVITDTPGILEMGEAGVQRDELARDLATTADLLLFVVDNDLRQSEFEPLCELAELGKRSLLVFNKVDLYTEEDQEIIGDRLKSKVHHLIAEADVIPVCANPQPFELENGELYEPEPEVVPLMERLATVLRAEGDNLLADNLLLQSKRLTEETRRIIDHQRKKQAEQVIERYQWIGAGVIAVTPLPVVDMLATAAVNAQMVMEIGRVYGCEIDGDRGKELAVSLGKTLVSLGVVKGAVEMLARVLQTNVATFVVGKAIQGVTAAYLTRIAGKSFIEYFSNDQDWGDGGITEVVQEQFQLSKKDEFVKDFVGEALLKVVNPFKDMWQIEFEENPELSELEWTTPKRRRRDEW